In Malus sylvestris chromosome 15, drMalSylv7.2, whole genome shotgun sequence, a single genomic region encodes these proteins:
- the LOC126605156 gene encoding uncharacterized protein LOC126605156 → MSESVKLESLLGMLTIKLNDDNFIKWNFQFCSVLRGYDLFDHFTGDSVCPPKYVLTPELGVTKEINTTYKDWIKTDMALLSLLIATLSDDAMEHVVGCKTSHEAWIALQDRYMAVSSASINHLKAELHTIQKGDDSVDKYLLRLKVIKDKLVAAGEKVSDNDIVIATLTGLPTDFDMIRTVFLVRETPITLKEFRAQLLGAEKNLETRMQSLVHTMAAMYGNAGLPTFNPMTSSSSSSSASGSTVQFPQTYGYGFVAPGSSTGGFSQSPSFSQPTGLSPQSVFSQTSNGPNFQPHGNHFQPNEDNFGGQGNRSYGNTTGYKG, encoded by the coding sequence ATGTCTGAATCGGTGAAGTTGGAGAGTCTTTTAGGGATGTTGACTATCAAACTGAATGATGATAATTTCATCAAATGGAACTTTCAGTTTTGTTCTGTACTTCGTGggtatgatttgtttgatcacttCACTGGTGATTCTGTTTGCCCTCCTAAATATGTTTTGACTCCTGAGTTAGGTGTTACCAAAGAAATTAATACTACCTATAAAGATTGGATTAAGACAGATATGGCTTTGTTAAGTCTTCTCATTGCTACACTTAGTGATGATGCTATGGAGCATGTAGTTGGTTGTAAAACTTCTCATGAGGCTTGGATTGCATTACAAGATAGATATATGGCTGTGTCTAGTGCTAGTATTAATCATTTGAAGGCTGAGCTGCACACTATTCAGAAAGGTGATGATAGTGTAGATAAGTATTTGTTGCGGTTAAAGGTCATTAAAGATAAACTTGTTGCTGCTGGTGAGAAAGTCTCCGATAATGATATTGTTATAGCAACTTTGACTGGTCTTCCAACTGATTTTGACATGATCCGAACAGTGTTTCTAGTAAGAGAAACACCAATCACATTGAAGGAATTTCGGGCACAATTATTAGGGGCTGAAAAGAATCTTGAAACTCGGATGCAGTCTCTTGTTCATACTATGGCTGCAATGTATGGTAATGCCGGTTTGCCTACATTTAATCCTATGACTAGTTCGTCTAGTTCTTCTAGTGCTTCAGGGTCTACAGTCCAGTTTCCTCAAACTTATGGATATGGTTTTGTAGCTCCTGGTTCTTCCACTGGTGGGTTTTCTCAGTCTCCTAGTTTCTCACAACCTACTGGTCTTTCTCCGCAATCTGTTTTTTCTCAGACTTCTAATGGGCCTAATTTTCAACCTCATGGAAATCATTTTCAACCTAATGAGGACAATTTTGGTGGTCAAGGCAATCGGTCATATGGAAATACTACAGGTTATAAAGGCTGA